Below is a window of Rodentibacter sp. JRC1 DNA.
GAAATTTCCGGCAAAAGAAAAGTTTTATGCGGATCTCCAATGTTATTTAGAACAAGAGCACGATAAAGCGAATCCGATTTTAATTATGGGAGATATGAATATTAGCCCGAGCGATTTAGATATTGGCATTGGTGAAGAAAGCCGTAAACGTTGGTTGCGTACCGGTAAGTGTTCTTTTTTACCTGAAGAACGGGAGTGGTATCAGCGTTTATATGATTATGGTTTGGAGGATAGCTTTCGTAAACTGAACCCGACCGTTAATGATAAATTCTCGTGGTTTGATTATCGCTCAAAAGGCTTTGACGATAATCGCGGTTTGCGAATTGATCATATTTTGGTGAACCATAAATTGGCAGAACATTGTGTGGATGTCGGCATTGCACTAGATATTCGTGCAATGGAAAAGCCTTCGGATCACGCACCGATTTGGGCGGAATTTAAATAGGAATAAAATATGGATATGGCGAATTGGCAGAATTATCGTTCCACAGTGAACAATATGCCTGCTGTGTTTACGGCAAACATTGAAAATATCGATCTCTTTCATGATAAGCGTTGCAATAAAATCGTGCAGTTTGCCATTAATTATGACGGAGACGAGACGGGGTTACCCTCTGAAGATGAATACGATAAGTTAATTCATCGCATATTCAAAATTTTGTCACAATTGACCGCACTTCCGAATGTATTTTTTGCAGGACATTTTATTTGTGGCGGGCAAGCGAAAATGCATTTTTATTGTGAGCATTCGGAGATTCTATTGGAAACCTTGGCGCAAATTGATTTTGCAGAAGATGTGAGTGTTCAAGATGATCCGAATTGGGACATTTATTTTGACTTTTTACTTGCTTCTCCCCTTGAAATTAAGATGAATGCGACAGAAGAATTGCTTGGGTTATTACAAAGTAAAGGGCGTGATTTAAGTGATACTTATATAGTAGAGCATCGTTTCCATTTTGATGAAGAACAAAAAATGTTTTCTTTTATGGATGAGTTAAGCCTCGGTAATTATTCGTTTATTACATTGCAATATTCGGCACAACCGATCCGGTTTAATGAAGAGGATGAACCTTACTATTTGGTGAAACTTGAGCAAGAAATTTCACTTGATAATAGTGAGATTTTTGAACTGGTTGAGATGTTTGAGAAAATGGCTACCCAGTTTATGGGCGAATATATCGGCTGGGAATGCGATAGCTTAATGAAAGAAAGTAATCAGCTGAACTAAAGTATATCTACTAGGGGTAGGGTGCGTTGAGCTTTGCGTAACGCACCACTTCATTTATTGGTGCGTTACGGCTTCGCCTAACTGTACCCTACAATGATGACAAGGATTTGTTCAACTATATAATAATGAAATATTATTCAACCCAAGTGACAATTTCATCCATTGCTTTACGGGATTTTTTCGTAATATCACGCGAGCGATAGCCAAATGTGGCAGCAACAGATACCCCATATTCATTCGGATCGAATAAACCTTCTTCTGCAAGAGTTTGGTTCATTAATTCATAATTGAACCCTTCAATCGGGCAAGAGTCAATGCCTAATGCCGCAGCACCGGTAAGCATATTGGCAAGGGCGATGTAGGTTTGTTTACTGCACCAATCAAATAAAGTGCGGTCACTTTCCAGCAAATTCATTTCATCTTCTTGCAATGCTTTGTATTTTTCTAATGCTTGTTTTTGCTGTGCTTCGTTTAACCCTTTCCTTGTCATTACATCAATAAAAAACGGGCTGTCATAACGGGCATTTTTCTTGGCGAGTAATACGACAACGTGGCTACAATCATTTAGCTGATTTGCCATACCCCAGCTAAAAGGTTTGATTTTTTCGCGTAAGGTTTTATTTTGAATTACTAATAATTTCCAAGGTTCAGAACCCACGGAACTTGGCGAAAGGCGGGCGCATTCTAAAATAGCATTGAAATCTTCATCACTGATTTTTTTACTTGAATCGTAATAGCGGGTGGAGCTACGTTGATTAAGCAATTCAATAACTTCTTTGGCGGTAAGTTTTATCATCATTTTTTCCTCTATAACTAAAAATCCGATACTATGTAGCTGTTGTACAAAGGGAATTTATATCCAATATTTATTGGGGGAAGGGACGTGAGCTTTGCATAACGCACCCTTTCATCATTAAATCTTGTTAATTGGTGTTACGGCTTCGCCTCTAACTGCTCCCAACATAATTTGTACAACTGCTACATAATAATGTAAAAACGTATCTCATTTTACGCTATTTATCCGTCAAGTCTAAGTAAGATTGTTTCATCTCTTTAGTTTGTTTTATACGGATTTTACTTTTTTTAAGCAAAAAATACTCACTAAAATTAATGCCGTGGCGACATAAAACACT
It encodes the following:
- the xthA gene encoding exodeoxyribonuclease III, which codes for MKFISFNINGLRARPHQLEAVIEKYQPDVIGLQEIKVADEAFPYEITENLGYHVFHHGQKGHYGVALFTKQEPKAIRRGFPTDAEDAQKRIIMADLETPFGLLTVINGYFPQGESRNHETKFPAKEKFYADLQCYLEQEHDKANPILIMGDMNISPSDLDIGIGEESRKRWLRTGKCSFLPEEREWYQRLYDYGLEDSFRKLNPTVNDKFSWFDYRSKGFDDNRGLRIDHILVNHKLAEHCVDVGIALDIRAMEKPSDHAPIWAEFK
- a CDS encoding TIGR01619 family protein, translating into MDMANWQNYRSTVNNMPAVFTANIENIDLFHDKRCNKIVQFAINYDGDETGLPSEDEYDKLIHRIFKILSQLTALPNVFFAGHFICGGQAKMHFYCEHSEILLETLAQIDFAEDVSVQDDPNWDIYFDFLLASPLEIKMNATEELLGLLQSKGRDLSDTYIVEHRFHFDEEQKMFSFMDELSLGNYSFITLQYSAQPIRFNEEDEPYYLVKLEQEISLDNSEIFELVEMFEKMATQFMGEYIGWECDSLMKESNQLN
- a CDS encoding NAD(P)H-dependent oxidoreductase, producing the protein MIKLTAKEVIELLNQRSSTRYYDSSKKISDEDFNAILECARLSPSSVGSEPWKLLVIQNKTLREKIKPFSWGMANQLNDCSHVVVLLAKKNARYDSPFFIDVMTRKGLNEAQQKQALEKYKALQEDEMNLLESDRTLFDWCSKQTYIALANMLTGAAALGIDSCPIEGFNYELMNQTLAEEGLFDPNEYGVSVAATFGYRSRDITKKSRKAMDEIVTWVE